The Flavivirga eckloniae genomic interval TACAACAAATAGCAATCAAGAGATGTTGCTATCTACAATTAATGATCTTGCTTTAGTTTATAACTCAAACCATCAATGCTCTAATGCGGAAAAGGTTTTATTGGAGGCTATGCAATTACTTCACAAAAGAGATAGTGATTTCAAATATTCAGCTCCCTTATCCCTTTTACTCCGGACAAATCTGGGTATTTCTTTAGATTGCCAAAAGAAGCATGAATTAGCGGAAGATAACAATCAAATTATGCTTAAAATTAGTCGGGAGCTAGCAAAAGAAAATCTTTCAAGATTTGGTATAGATATTCTTGGATCTCTAAATAATCTTTCTATCTCACTAATGAACAATGGCAAAAGAATTAAGGCCAAAGAGTTACTGTTGGAAGCTGTTGTTTTGAGCCAAAATATGAAAGGTATAGATTTTGAAATGGGATCGATTAATCATAATCTGGGAAAGGTTTATGATGAATTAGAAAAGTATGACAAATCAATTGATCATTACTTACAAGCTTGCCAAATAAGAAAAAAACTAGTTTTTAAAAATGATATTGCTCTTTTTAAGAAAGATTTAGCCACCTCTTTGAACAACTTAGGCAATGTATATGTTGAGACTGGAGATTATGTAAGAGCCAAAAGTAATTTGATACTTTCCAAAAATATACGAGAGGAGTTAGCTAAAGAAAATGATATAAATGAATATGATTTAGCTAAATCTCGTTTCGCTCTTGGCCTGTTATATTACAAGAGCAAAAAGAATGATAATGCATTGTTGGAGTTTTCTGAAGCACAAAAATTGTTTTATAATCCTATTTTTGACCATTTTTCACAAGCAAATTTGTATAGAGCTAAGATTAATACAGAAGTTGGAAAATCCTATATCCGTTTGGAAAAGTTTGAGTTGGCCAAGAAGAATCTACTTGAAACATTTTTGAAATTTGAAAGTAAAATAAAACAGCATAGCCTTACAACGGAAGAGTCATCCCTGTTTTTGAAGAATCTGATATACTTGACTAGGATTGACATACTAAGAAATCTAAAAGAAGAACTTAGTTTACAAGATGCTAAAAAAGGGTTTGAAAGAATTCAATTTACATTAAGTCAGAAAAACACAAAAATTAATTTTGATAACCAGAAAAAGGAATTGCTGGTATTATTTAAGGGTTGTGAGGAGTTTTATTCTGGCCACTTTATTGATTTAGAAGCAAGCGAGCTTATGCAAAAGATAGATTTGGATAAAGATAAAATCGGTCTCTATCAAGAACTCAAAATTTTTCTAGCAAAATTGGATCAATTTGGTTTGCAGTACCCTAACAACGAAGGAGTTCAAGTATACTCTTTACATTTCAGGGCTAATCTTTCTTGGTATGCTCTTTTTGCGAAAGATTTTGTGTTCAGTGAGCGGTGTGCAAAATATGTTCTTGAAAAAGAACCGTCTGAAGAATGGGTTTATACTAACCTTGCACTTTCTTATGTCTTTCAAGATAAATTTCAGCAAGCAAAAAATATATATTTAAAATATAAAGACCAACCTTACGATAATACAAATTTTAGGGAAGTTTTTTTGGACGATATCATGGCATTGGAAAATGAAGGCTTAGCACATCAAGATTTTGCTAAAGTGAGAGAAATTCTTGAAAAGAGATGATCGACTATTTGATTACAAAATTGATATTAAATGAGACGATTTAATATTCTTATTCTTAACATATTTATCCTATTTTGTCTTAACCTCAGAGCACAAACTCAATTAAAAGGAAAGGTCTTTCAGCAAAATAGTGGTTGGACTGCTGTTGAAGGTATTTTTGTTACTGAGGAAAATTCAAACGGCGACTATTCAAAAGCTGATGGTTCATTTACACTTGAATTTAACTCAAAAGTTAGCGGTGAAACCGTGTATCCAAAAATCGGTTTAAAAGTTAACAATTTTGCCATAGATAAATTTGGGAAAATTTGGGAATTGGTTAATGAAAGAGAACTTGAACATGTTGAAATCCCAATTGAGTCTACGGTAGAGAATGAATTAAAAATTATCATTGCCCCGAAAGGGCAGCGTGATTTGGTGGCTCAGAAATATTACAGAATAATAAAGACATCAGCAGATTTGGCTTTGGCACAAAAAGAAAAGGAATTTCTTAAGCTAGAAAGAAGTAAACAAAAAGACTATGAGAAGATTAATAGATTAACCTCGCAATTAGCAAGTCTGCAGGGAAAAGCAGACTCAATCACTATTTATAAAGAAGCGATACGTATCGCTTCGATTAATAAAGATAGTGCACCTAAGCGGATTTTGAGATATATTGAGTTGTTGAATAAAGGAAAATCAATAGTAGAAGCAAGAGAAGCATTAAATATTAAGGATGCATTGAGTGATATTGATAAAAGCATGACGCTTTTTAATTCAGCAATTCAAGAACTTGAAACACGAGCTAGAGCTTCTACAAGTATTTATGACTATAAAGATGCCTTACGGTGTTATGAAGAGATCGTTTTAGCTTATAAGAAGTATAATATATCCGAAATAAAAATTGTGGATGCCATATCAAAATTTGTTAAGATAGCAATTGATGAATTGACATATATTCTTGAGTTTTCTTTTTTGACAGGAGGTTCAAGTGACTATTTTGATAACCTAAAAAAGAAAGGTATAGGTTTTTGCAAGGAAGCATTTAACATTTACTTAAAGCTAACCCAATCAGATGTCAGTCAAGTGAAAAATTTCATTAACATGCGATTTGCCTACATTACGTTGCTTAATCCCAAAGGATTTTGGAGTACTGTCGAAGAAACAAATGAAATATTAAGAGTTTTGGATCAATGTGAAAATACATTGTCAAATTATCCTAAATTAAATGCTTCATATTTATTAAAAACTTATAAATGGAGGATTTCTATTTTAACAACAAGCTTATATAAGGATGATAAAACCATAAAAACATATTTAATGAAGTTTGACAATTTATTTAATTCTAATAAACAAGTAAGATCAAAAGAAAGACTAGAAAACCTCATATTTCTTAATTCTGTCGCATG includes:
- a CDS encoding tetratricopeptide repeat protein, encoding MRRFNILILNIFILFCLNLRAQTQLKGKVFQQNSGWTAVEGIFVTEENSNGDYSKADGSFTLEFNSKVSGETVYPKIGLKVNNFAIDKFGKIWELVNERELEHVEIPIESTVENELKIIIAPKGQRDLVAQKYYRIIKTSADLALAQKEKEFLKLERSKQKDYEKINRLTSQLASLQGKADSITIYKEAIRIASINKDSAPKRILRYIELLNKGKSIVEAREALNIKDALSDIDKSMTLFNSAIQELETRARASTSIYDYKDALRCYEEIVLAYKKYNISEIKIVDAISKFVKIAIDELTYILEFSFLTGGSSDYFDNLKKKGIGFCKEAFNIYLKLTQSDVSQVKNFINMRFAYITLLNPKGFWSTVEETNEILRVLDQCENTLSNYPKLNASYLLKTYKWRISILTTSLYKDDKTIKTYLMKFDNLFNSNKQVRSKERLENLIFLNSVAWELEPNKRDENTSQVVNFISRKGLSFSLKNKGYKYMSNRYRFLAQDCYPPISKYCNDSTRLIEYAKKSLDYYSRINFSGMSNLERADWYKNEGMLNIFLKKANRARECFNSSTELKRKVFSNEDFAFWGKHYFTIMLKLNEFDSLHLNYAKKAVENLAKSNSFMQVLARRTLIEIYVKKNEFNSATLRYKENINFHKSNDSVNYTKNFKRESELYFNKLNERGLNQYITKNYNQAIKAYQEIIHVFGNQLIIYNNLGTAFVKNYQFEEAFTSFSEFQKLNPNNGRVYRNWGMYHALKNEPEKAFENLEKAIEFGFTDINWFETDDSIDNLRDDPKFKNLLLSLKNNDK